The Arachis ipaensis cultivar K30076 chromosome B07, Araip1.1, whole genome shotgun sequence genomic interval CAACcaatcatattaaaaaattttgtgaCAATAAAAGAAATAgtgaataattaatattttgtaataaaattattaacctaaaatatatattatttggtAGCtaatgcaaataaaatatataacttAATACTAATTAATAGATGATNNNNNNNNNNNNNNNNNNNNNNNNNNNNNNNNNNNNNNNNNNNNNNNNNNNNNNNNNNNNNNNNNNNNNNNNNNNNNNNNNNNNNNNNNNNNNNNNNNNNNNNNNNNNNNNNNNNNNNNNNNNNNNNNNNNNNNNNNNNNNNNNNNNNNNNNNNNNNNNNNNNNNNNNNNNNNNNNNNNNNNNNNNNNNNNNNNNNNNNNNNNNNNNNNNNNNNNNNNNNNNNNNNNNNNNNNNNNNNNNNNNNNNNNNNNNNNNNNNNNNNNNNNNNNNNNNNNNNNNNNNaaaaaaaaaaaaatatatatatatatatttgttcatTTATGTGCTTCATGTATATACTTGTTCATTATTTTATTATGAACCGACCAATTGTTTTAGACTTTAGTATGACAGACAATAATCCGAAACGAACCAGCAACCAGGGAGCAGCTGTAATTGATCAACTTGATAACTGATTAGCATATTCTATTTTAAAACCTCTGTTCCTATAAAGCAATTTGCATTCATGATCACTGCAGTCGGCAAGAATTAGGAAGTATATTAGACTGCGTCTGTAAGTGAGACAAAAATTGAGAGAGAGATGAGGAGATAATGACtaaaaaataaagattaaataaaatttttgtattatatttaGTATAAGATATATAAAATGAtattatattttagtattttatttaatttaaaataaaaataaatgatatATTTGATTAAGTTATGTTTTaatattatgtttaatttaaaataaatatagagatTGAAAAatggatttaaaatttaaaaaattaaatgaaaatatttttaaaaagaaatattaaaattttaattttggtctccaaaaatttcagtctcctagatagcgtttgttttgaggtactggaacagagattgagagactgagattcagtatcatgtttgttgactcagagattggtactaaaatttttgtctctgttTCTAAAATTTCAGCATTTCAATACTTCTAAAAAGTGGAGACGTAGAGAACTGAAATTTTTAGAAACGAAAAgtgaatataatattttatacttaaaatatcattattttaattaattaatttcaattttaccctttatataaattaaattagaactttATTCTTATTTAAATTTATGTTTATTCTGAGATTTATTTCAGTATCTATCTCTAAATCTCTGTTTCTCAGTCTCTAtctttcagtctctatctctctACCAAATATATCCTATTTTTTGTTGGAAGTACAGGTACTAGAATTTTTCTACCAAATATATCCTTATTTTGTTGGAAGTACAGGTACtataatttttcaatttttcaacATATGAAAACAAATGCTACTTTACATATTAAATGAAAAGTATTATAAagctaatattttttataaaaagatcaaaaattaacaaaaaagtcAATATTTTCTGGTAAATATAATAGTGGCAAGTTCTCGGTTCCCCGGCTATTGTCTTGGTTTCTATTTTTAACATTTTGTATCtcttattctatttttgttttgttctCTCTTTGGGAATCCCTTCTTGTTTGGTCATCACGACTAATAAATTACCAGTAGTGGATGAATGTTTCATGTGTTCACTATCCGTGTGCTTTGAAAACTTAAGAAAATTCCATTGGGACAAAAGGTTAACCGAAGCCAGGGATTGTTCATGAGATATTTAAGATATAAGGATGACGAATAAATTTGTGCGATGTGTGTGCCATATACCACCCTCTGTTAGCGACGTCTAATAGAGTCGGATTGGTTCAGATTTTGGGTGAAAAAAATGGCCGGACCGTTAAAATATAATTGGTTCATTAGTTAAAGAGAGTGTATTACTAATAATATGCAGCAAAACTTAAATTTACCAACTTCCGAAGGACAAAAACGGAGAGCACAAGAGACGTATGAAGGACGAAAAGCTTGTGCATTTAGAGTAAATTTTTTTCCCAAGACAAGCCTAATCATGGTTGAGCTAATTTGGCCAAAATAACTAGGTCTAAAATCTTGACTTCCAATGTGTCATCTACCTTTACAATACCATCAGTACCATCTACACCAATCAACTTGCCTGTAGACCCCCTCAATGCTCCACCCATTATCTTTATTTTGTCTGATTTCCTTGGCACCACGGCCTCCATTTCATTGGGAAGGGCAGTTATCGTTTCACCATTTCCACTTGAGCCAAGCGCTACCTTGCAAGACCCATCCTGAACAAACGGATAATTACAATGTCCATTAACAGTATAATCAGGCCAAATGAATACAGTTCCATTAACTAGGAAGGTTAAATACCGCACATATAACtaaaattcaaaacaataattgGTCAAATAAGAAGGTCGGCTTGAAAAACTATGTATACAAATTCGAAAGCAACAAACAAAAACGTGTATAAAACCAAAGCTTCTAGGATCACATACCGGAAGAACCTCTCTTATAACTCCAACAGATTCTTCACCTGGCCTGTGTACATTAACTAATATGTCTGGCATAAACCATGGCCCCTCATTGTCCCCACCTACAACAAAATCAAACCATCAAATTGACAACCTGACAAAGATACACACTACCAATCGAAATCTTACTGATAAGTTAACCAAATAAGTGACAAAAAATATCAATCACATGAATGAATCTACATTCCAGCCAGTCACTAGTCCACTACAGAGAGCATGTTTGTTAATAATCATTACTTGATGACTTGATGAGAATTTGGTATACCATAGATGCTTGTAATAACACCAACACAGAGAGTAAATCTATGTGCAATATGTTAACTACAAAACAGATAGCTACCTAAAACTGGGGACATCATGTCCAGACCACCAGTTCCTGGAGTCATGGGTGGTCCTCCAGGGGTACTGGGAAGATACACCGCGGAATTTGGCGTCATAGGCTGCCCACCAGGTGTTGATGGTAAATATGGGCTCGCAACATTTACTGCAAAACAATCCCACCCCCAAGATGGGATATTAGTATTAAAATACTAAATATTTGATATCATGGAGAAAAGTAAAAAAGTACTACCATATGAGTCATGCGGTGTTCCAGCCTCATTATAGTTTCCGCCAGGAGTGCTACCCCAACCAGCACCAGGAGTGGGGGCTTCATATAGCCGTGAAGGTGAGCTTCCTGCCTGAAAACGTCAAagcaaaaagagaaaataagatttTTTGTTCATGCCATACAAATTCCAAGGCATATTATAAGTTAAGAAACTGTTTTGTGACCTGGGACTGTGGGCTGGTTCCCCATGAGCCTGGATTTCCATCTTCCCAGTCCCTGATTAGTTTTCACCATCAGAATGCATAATACATATATCACATACGCCTTACAACAAATATAATAATGAAACCCACATGTAACTCGAAAGTACTTAACAGTCACTATAAACTAGAAGTGCTTCTTATAACCCTCTTAAACTATAGTTTTATGTTTTGGACATTGAAATATATTACAAAATTGAAGAATTTAAACAAATATACTCTCCTATATTTCTCCTATTCTGTTAGATAAAAGAAGCAATCCATCAAATAACACATGCCAAACCAATAAGCCATTGTCTGTAAATAAGAGGGAGGAGTGCTGTGCTTGTTGGAAGATGGCATGTAACAAGCCTCAAGTAAAGATTGACGAGAAGTTGAGGAAATGTAGGTCATTCAACAGGGTTGTTGATAGGGAGAAAAAACATAACAGGAGTCAGGTATCAGCTGGCAATGGAAGACACAACAGTAGGAGAGAGAAATGGGCCATCATTTTCCCCCTTTGATTTTGCAAATAATTCCCCCATTTCTCTAACCTATAACTGGATGCCCAAACATGTCAGAAGAGCAAAGCTTTCCAACCACTCTTTAGCATAAGAGATATCATGAGACTTGCACAAAGGTTATCGATAATATATATATTCAGAATAAAATAGGAATGGACaaattacaaaaagaagcaatatACACTATGTCACATCGGAAGGATGACAATAATGCAAACCTTGTCGGACTCATTGGGGTATAAGGATTCCATGCCCGGTCACGCCTTGGTGTCCTCATTCCATCATGTATAGGAGTTGCTACAAATGGCAGTCCAGTGAACATTATTAGCAGTTATGTTAATCAGTTAATCAAATAGGAACGCCTCTAGTGTCATAAAATAGATTAAACAAACCTCCAGGATCTCTCATAGGGGTCATATATGGATGTAGGGGAGTTCGAGAAGGATGCATTGGGGTTTCACATCCAATCGAATATCGAGTTTCACTGGTTAAAGACATGGTCAAATGGGTAAGTATCCTCTGTTGAGTGCAGTTAACAAATTGTTAAGAATACATGCATGCAACTTACCGCTGTGGGGTTACAGCTACATTATCCGATATATGGTTGCGATCAACTGCAGCAAACACAAGTCAGATAAGTAAGAGAAACACGCCGCATAAAAATACAAGCATTGCAGGTGTTTTCAAAAAAGACTAGGCAACCTACCCGTCACAACCTTCATTTGGGACTCCAATTCAACCCGAACTGTTGTGCCTTTAACTTCTATTACACGTCCACGATAACCTTTATAAGCACCCTGGCGTACTTTGACTGTTGCACCAGCCAAACCATCGTGTCCTCTTCCACCCCTGTGCCTTCCTCCAGCTAAATCACATTAAAAGAAATCATCAAATCTCTCTCGTCAAAAGAAGCATCAAATGGTACTTTAACTCAATATTCCAGTACAtctgaaaattaaaatataaaagattTAACATACAATCAATTGGAGGCCCTCCTCGTGAAAACCTTCTCGGGGACTGGGGAATACGAGGTGGAGTTCTAAGGCCAGGGAATCTCGAGTAGGCATCACCCTGAGAAGACATGGAACAACTTAACCAAGACATATTTGCATGAATCAAACTAAAAAACCAAAAtgcataatttaaaaattaaaaattaaaataaataaaggaTGAAGAACTGGCTACGTTTCTGTCACCACTCGAACGTGAACCTCCAACGACCATACACGAGCCAGCCCTAGCACATATAAAGCCTGCATGTTCAAGATGATGGCGATCATAGATGAACAAGAACCCCCTAAATATGTGCTCCACAGGACCAGATTTTCCCTTCAAAAGAATCAAGAAAGCTGATCATCTGAACAAGAACtctaaagaaagaaataaggcatAAGTTATAGAATCTTACATGGCAAGGACCTTCGACAACTCGCACAACATCCTTTACTGAGACTGTATTCTTATGCTTATCCTGCgcatttattttcttctctatcttACATTTAATCTCTCTTAATTTAACAAGTGCAACTTCAGGCCTGTCTGCAGTCCCCTTAAGAACCTATAAAAATGTAACACATGATGatgttaataaaataataaaaaattcctTTTAAACGAATAAAAAAGGTACTAAAGTATTGGCTCAAAGTAACAAAGTAACCTGAAATGCCTCGCTTTCTACACGAATTATTACACCAAAGTCCATATTACTGCACATGCATAGTTAAAAGTGAGAGAAGTGTGAACCATGATATACAGGTAAGAATTTAAGATGATCTCAAGATCAACAAACGACTTACTCTAACAATACAAGATCACGAAGTTCATAGTCCCCAATTTTTGTAATTCCAGTGGTCACTTCAGAACTCTCCACAACATCATCTGCAAACACACGGATCTGAAGAGAGGACATTTCCATGTCACTTTTGTGCTACATATAAAAGCAAAAATTCACAAACCCTAGATCAACTTTATGTAGGGACCATTGAGCTCACATGTTCTTTTGTTGTGTCGGATAATAGAATCAATACATGCTGTTCCACCTTCACAACCATGCCGGTAGCACCCTCTTGAGCACCAGTAACAACCTTAACGTGGTTTCCAGGTTCAAAATATTTACAAAGTTCCCTTTCATTTACAGCAAGGGTTTTCTGGTGGAATAAAAGGTAACTAAATCATCATGGAAATAATTCATTACAAAACCTTGGGGGAAAAAAAGCACATTTCGGAAAGAAACTAGCCAATTAAAAATTTATACTTACAGGAAGACCCTTCAATTCTGGTCTTATATGAACATtatcttcatctactttctccaCCCACCCCTTCAACTTCTTCAAATCACCCTTCACAACGATTACAGCATCACCTTTCATAAAATGGCCTTTCTTTCTGTTAGCGAACAAAGTTGACAGACTTGCTACATCGCTGTCACCACTCTCACCAGGTTTTCGAAATTTTTCAAGTTCATTCAAAGTAGGTTTGAtgttttgagcattaatggatttTATTGATACAGTTTTGTATAAGAATCCATCCTTAAACATCATTCCTCCAATTGCATCAAATCTTTCCCCATAGGCATCACGTCTATGCTCGACACGAATATGCAGTTCCCTGTATAAAACACACAGTCTATCAGACCAGGAAGAAGAACAGGAACAACCACCACTATCAAACCTAGTACAATGAGAAGGGATTGGACACATGGATCAGTCAATGATATCATGTCCTATCAACAAAGCATGCCTATGGATGATCTATTAAAGCTAATTTTTTTCCCAATGGTTTTGTGAATAGATTTTACTAATCACTTTGTCATTTCTAACTAGTTATTGGACTACCCTCTGACTTATTTACTCTCCAGATTGAACATCTATAAGACTAGGAAGGAGAAAATTCCCGGGAAACAGAAGACATTCACTTATAGAGGAGATAATCACGAGTTACCTAGCTTCATCAACATTCAAAAAACGAGGAGGAGGGACAAACgccttctttttcacaacttctcTACCTTCCTGCATGATACATCATTTTCACAACAAGAGACTCAAGTTGGTACGACTCCAATATGGAAACTAAGAATTTAATAAGACATTTAAGCATTTCATACCAGTTTATTTGCAAGCGCCTGCAAGTCTATCCTTGGAATCAGTTTCACCGTAACCCTCTGCCTCACATTATCAACATCAACTACCTACAGAAGATACAGTTTGATAGTGAATATAGCAGCCAAAACGGTAGTATGAATAATTTGCCTAGAATATGATGCATACCTTGGCAAGGTCCCCTTTATATGTGCCAATCTTCATTCTGACCCAAGTATCTCTGGCAAGATCAATTGCTTTGCTTTCAACTGACAGCACATCCGTCATTTCTCTTATTGGAACTAGTGTTATT includes:
- the LOC107605970 gene encoding putative transcription elongation factor SPT5 homolog 1 isoform X1; protein product: MSHRGMDDDDEEEYEEDEQVADFDEEAEEEEDDRGRGSGGRKRRRSDFIDDDAEEVDEDEEEEDDDDDYGGGGGRRRQNRKASASHFFDDIAEVDSDGEEEEEEGEDDFFVDNGNDIPEDNVGRSRLHRPLHEQDEDFEALERHIQERYARRVESFDEEATDVEQQALLPSVRDPKLWMVKCMIGRERETAVCLMQKYIDKGAELQIRSAIALDHLKNYIYVEADKEAHVREAIKGLRNIYGVSKITLVPIREMTDVLSVESKAIDLARDTWVRMKIGTYKGDLAKVVDVDNVRQRVTVKLIPRIDLQALANKLEGREVVKKKAFVPPPRFLNVDEARELHIRVEHRRDAYGERFDAIGGMMFKDGFLYKTVSIKSINAQNIKPTLNELEKFRKPGESGDSDVASLSTLFANRKKGHFMKGDAVIVVKGDLKKLKGWVEKVDEDNVHIRPELKGLPKTLAVNERELCKYFEPGNHVKVVTGAQEGATGMVVKVEQHVLILLSDTTKEHIRVFADDVVESSEVTTGITKIGDYELRDLVLLDNMDFGVIIRVESEAFQVLKGTADRPEVALVKLREIKCKIEKKINAQDKHKNTVSVKDVVRVVEGPCHGKSGPVEHIFRGFLFIYDRHHLEHAGFICARAGSCMVVGGSRSSGDRNGDAYSRFPGLRTPPRIPQSPRRFSRGGPPIDSGGRHRGGRGHDGLAGATVKVRQGAYKGYRGRVIEVKGTTVRVELESQMKVVTVDRNHISDNVAVTPQRETRYSIGCETPMHPSRTPLHPYMTPMRDPGATPIHDGMRTPRRDRAWNPYTPMSPTRDWEDGNPGSWGTSPQSQAGSSPSRLYEAPTPGAGWGSTPGGNYNEAGTPHDSYVNVASPYLPSTPGGQPMTPNSAVYLPSTPGGPPMTPGTGGLDMMSPVLGGDNEGPWFMPDILVNVHRPGEESVGVIREVLPDGSCKVALGSSGNGETITALPNEMEAVVPRKSDKIKIMGGALRGSTGKLIGVDGTDGIVKVDDTLEVKILDLVILAKLAQP
- the LOC107605970 gene encoding putative transcription elongation factor SPT5 homolog 1 isoform X3; translation: MQKYIDKGAELQIRSAIALDHLKNYIYVEADKEAHVREAIKGLRNIYGVSKITLVPIREMTDVLSVESKAIDLARDTWVRMKIGTYKGDLAKVVDVDNVRQRVTVKLIPRIDLQALANKLEGREVVKKKAFVPPPRFLNVDEARELHIRVEHRRDAYGERFDAIGGMMFKDGFLYKTVSIKSINAQNIKPTLNELEKFRKPGESGDSDVASLSTLFANRKKGHFMKGDAVIVVKGDLKKLKGWVEKVDEDNVHIRPELKGLPKTLAVNERELCKYFEPGNHVKVVTGAQEGATGMVVKVEQHVLILLSDTTKEHIRVFADDVVESSEVTTGITKIGDYELRDLVLLDNMDFGVIIRVESEAFQVLKGTADRPEVALVKLREIKCKIEKKINAQDKHKNTVSVKDVVRVVEGPCHGKSGPVEHIFRGFLFIYDRHHLEHAGFICARAGSCMVVGGSRSSGDRNGDAYSRFPGLRTPPRIPQSPRRFSRGGPPIDSGGRHRGGRGHDGLAGATVKVRQGAYKGYRGRVIEVKGTTVRVELESQMKVVTVDRNHISDNVAVTPQRETRYSIGCETPMHPSRTPLHPYMTPMRDPGATPIHDGMRTPRRDRAWNPYTPMSPTRDWEDGNPGSWGTSPQSQAGSSPSRLYEAPTPGAGWGSTPGGNYNEAGTPHDSYVNVASPYLPSTPGGQPMTPNSAVYLPSTPGGPPMTPGTGGLDMMSPVLGGDNEGPWFMPDILVNVHRPGEESVGVIREVLPDGSCKVALGSSGNGETITALPNEMEAVVPRKSDKIKIMGGALRGSTGKLIGVDGTDGIVKVDDTLEVKILDLVILAKLAQP
- the LOC107605970 gene encoding putative transcription elongation factor SPT5 homolog 1 isoform X2, with the translated sequence MSHRGMDDDDEEEYEEDEQVADFDEEAEEEEDDRGRGSGGRKRRRSDFIDDDAEEVDEDEEEEDDDDDYGGGGGRRRQNRKASASHFFDDIAEVDSDGEEEEEEGEDDFFVDNGNDIPEDNVGRSRLHRPLHEQDEDFEALERHIQERYARRVESFDEEATDVEQQALLPSVRDPKLWMVKCMIGRERETAVCLMQKYIDKGAELQIRSAIALDHLKNYIYVEADKEAHVREAIKGLRNIYGVSKITLVPIREMTDVLSVESKAIDLARDTWVRMKIGTYKGDLAKVVDVDNVRQRVTVKLIPRIDLQALANKLEGREVVKKKAFVPPPRFLNVDEARELHIRVEHRRDAYGERFDAIGGMMFKDGFLYKTVSIKSINAQNIKPTLNELEKFRKPGESGDSDVASLSTLFANRKKGHFMKGDAVIVVKGDLKKLKGWVEKVDEDNVHIRPELKGLPKTLAVNERELCKYFEPGNHVKVVTGAQEGATGMVVKVEQHVLILLSDTTKEHIRVFADDVVESSEVTTGITKIGDYELRDLVLLDNMDFGVIIRVESEAFQVLKGTADRPEVALVKLREIKCKIEKKINAQDKHKNTVSVKDVVRVVEGPCHGDAYSRFPGLRTPPRIPQSPRRFSRGGPPIDSGGRHRGGRGHDGLAGATVKVRQGAYKGYRGRVIEVKGTTVRVELESQMKVVTVDRNHISDNVAVTPQRETRYSIGCETPMHPSRTPLHPYMTPMRDPGATPIHDGMRTPRRDRAWNPYTPMSPTRDWEDGNPGSWGTSPQSQAGSSPSRLYEAPTPGAGWGSTPGGNYNEAGTPHDSYVNVASPYLPSTPGGQPMTPNSAVYLPSTPGGPPMTPGTGGLDMMSPVLGGDNEGPWFMPDILVNVHRPGEESVGVIREVLPDGSCKVALGSSGNGETITALPNEMEAVVPRKSDKIKIMGGALRGSTGKLIGVDGTDGIVKVDDTLEVKILDLVILAKLAQP